From one Peptoniphilaceae bacterium AMB_02 genomic stretch:
- the tilS gene encoding tRNA lysidine(34) synthetase TilS, with the protein MKSKVLDNIIKHKLIKSEDTVIVGVSGGYDSMVLLDILVDLKNALDIEIVVAHVNHMLRGAEADGDDEAHVRSYAIEHGLDFVLERRNMEELAEREGISSEDAGRRIRYEFFYSLAEKHENAVIAVAHNKNDQVETILLNLLRGTGLKGLTGMKYKSDDIIRPLLNVSRAEIEEYAEENGIIHREDRTNQENIYRRNSIRNELIPFITREYNPDFNNTIFRMTEILSDQEEIIENITEKSLNQILIVNDDDSYTIIKSDFNKMEAAIRKNIIRLIINKILGSLDGFESSHIEQFINTALRPTGKTMKIGGIQLSVQYENLVIERIRHKDKLKNYHEIMINKGESGVYKFGEYLIEVDYCKNDKKVFKSKKDTVYFDADKIEYPLIIRTRKPGDYFTPYGMEGTKKLKNLMIDLKIKTELRNKIPILTTNNGDIIWVGTIRRSDKYKVEEMTENIIRLKIRGELA; encoded by the coding sequence ATGAAATCAAAAGTACTGGATAATATAATAAAACACAAATTAATAAAAAGTGAGGACACGGTAATAGTCGGTGTATCAGGCGGTTATGACTCAATGGTGCTACTGGATATACTTGTCGACTTAAAAAATGCTTTGGATATAGAAATAGTAGTTGCACATGTAAACCATATGCTAAGAGGTGCTGAGGCAGACGGTGACGACGAAGCTCATGTAAGAAGTTATGCTATTGAACATGGTCTTGATTTTGTGCTTGAAAGAAGGAACATGGAAGAACTTGCAGAAAGAGAAGGCATAAGTTCAGAAGATGCCGGGAGAAGAATAAGATACGAATTTTTCTACAGTCTAGCAGAAAAACACGAAAATGCGGTAATAGCCGTTGCACATAATAAGAACGACCAAGTGGAGACAATACTTTTAAATCTGCTCAGAGGAACCGGACTTAAAGGACTCACCGGTATGAAGTACAAATCCGACGATATCATTAGGCCCTTATTAAATGTATCTCGGGCAGAAATAGAAGAGTATGCTGAAGAGAATGGAATCATTCACAGAGAAGATAGAACAAATCAAGAGAATATCTACAGGCGTAACTCTATTAGAAACGAGCTGATCCCCTTTATAACAAGAGAATACAATCCGGACTTTAACAACACGATTTTTAGAATGACGGAAATCCTTTCTGATCAAGAGGAAATCATAGAAAATATAACTGAAAAAAGCCTTAATCAAATATTAATAGTAAATGATGATGACAGTTATACCATAATAAAATCAGATTTTAATAAAATGGAAGCTGCCATAAGAAAAAATATCATCAGATTAATAATTAACAAAATTTTAGGCTCTCTTGACGGATTTGAAAGCTCTCATATAGAACAATTTATTAATACTGCACTAAGACCAACCGGAAAGACAATGAAGATAGGTGGTATTCAGTTATCGGTTCAGTATGAAAATCTAGTTATAGAGAGAATTCGCCATAAAGACAAGCTTAAAAATTATCATGAAATCATGATTAATAAAGGTGAATCAGGGGTATATAAATTTGGTGAATATCTAATTGAAGTTGATTATTGTAAAAACGATAAAAAAGTCTTCAAATCCAAAAAAGATACGGTATATTTTGATGCAGATAAAATCGAGTATCCTTTGATAATCAGGACCAGAAAACCGGGAGATTATTTTACTCCTTATGGTATGGAAGGAACTAAGAAGTTAAAAAACCTTATGATAGATCTAAAAATAAAAACAGAACTTAGAAATAAAATTCCCATACTTACCACTAATAATGGTGATATAATATGGGTTGGTACAATTAGAAGATCGGATAAATATAAAGTTGAAGAGATGACAGAAAACATTATAAGATTAAAAATCAGAGGAGAATTAGCATGA
- a CDS encoding septum formation initiator family protein, translating to MKGKKTSKKATIKNANKRFLIFISAVVLIFATYFIYTLTEQSMRMTGINAEIERKKAELEEINNEIKILEEELTMVDEPEFIERIAREKLKMVSPKDIIYVDSNKPDRTEEQKLNNKR from the coding sequence ATGAAAGGGAAAAAAACAAGTAAAAAAGCGACCATAAAAAACGCAAATAAAAGATTCCTTATATTTATATCCGCAGTAGTCTTGATTTTTGCGACCTATTTTATATACACTCTAACAGAGCAGAGTATGCGAATGACAGGTATTAATGCTGAAATTGAAAGAAAGAAAGCAGAATTGGAAGAAATAAATAACGAGATAAAAATTCTTGAAGAAGAGCTGACTATGGTTGACGAACCTGAATTTATAGAGAGAATAGCCAGAGAAAAGCTAAAAATGGTAAGTCCTAAGGATATCATCTATGTAGATAGTAATAAGCCTGACAGAACCGAAGAACAAAAGCTTAATAATAAAAGATAA
- a CDS encoding peptidylprolyl isomerase, producing MKRLAKVLALVMAVAILLTACGDKKPDGAVAKVNGEYITKEAYDKEYGLFKKMLYGSVSEEDFNKVNEQGTSLKADLEKRITDVMIMDRIVDGEIKKNKIEITDEQKTEEKAKMAERLGGEEKFKEQMEKEGITEEELDYIVAKGLKQTKLKEWYMEQNKPSDEDVQKYFEEHRDELVKYDVAHILVDTEEEANEIKKQLAEGKDFGEIAKEKSKDESSAVNGGNLGEISLNVPFVAEFLEAMKTLKAGEISEPVKTQFGYHIIFVKSISDNIEDLKEGIEAKIMEPKFQEYVNELYKNSEVEIYKSKETAPTEQKSEEQKTDEQKSEEPKTEEPKSEDQKPETEKDKPVEGEKPEDKKDNK from the coding sequence ATGAAAAGATTAGCAAAAGTACTTGCGTTAGTAATGGCTGTAGCTATATTATTAACAGCATGTGGAGACAAGAAACCGGATGGTGCCGTAGCTAAGGTTAACGGTGAATATATTACAAAAGAAGCATATGATAAAGAATATGGTCTTTTTAAGAAGATGTTATACGGAAGTGTTTCTGAAGAAGACTTCAATAAAGTAAACGAGCAAGGTACATCACTTAAAGCAGACCTTGAAAAGAGAATTACTGATGTAATGATAATGGATAGAATTGTAGATGGTGAGATTAAAAAGAACAAAATAGAAATCACCGACGAACAAAAAACAGAAGAGAAAGCAAAGATGGCTGAAAGACTTGGTGGAGAAGAGAAATTTAAAGAACAAATGGAAAAAGAAGGTATAACTGAAGAAGAATTGGATTATATCGTAGCCAAAGGTCTAAAACAAACTAAACTTAAAGAATGGTATATGGAGCAAAACAAACCTTCCGATGAAGATGTTCAAAAATACTTTGAAGAGCATAGGGATGAACTTGTAAAGTATGATGTTGCTCATATCCTAGTAGACACTGAAGAAGAAGCAAATGAAATCAAAAAACAATTGGCAGAAGGTAAAGACTTCGGTGAAATTGCAAAAGAAAAGTCAAAAGATGAATCAAGTGCAGTTAATGGTGGAAACCTTGGTGAAATTAGCTTAAACGTACCATTTGTAGCAGAGTTTTTAGAAGCTATGAAAACCCTTAAAGCAGGAGAAATCTCAGAACCTGTAAAAACACAATTCGGATACCATATCATCTTCGTAAAATCAATATCTGATAATATAGAAGACTTAAAAGAAGGTATTGAAGCGAAAATTATGGAACCAAAATTCCAAGAATATGTGAACGAACTTTATAAAAATTCAGAAGTAGAAATCTACAAATCTAAAGAAACTGCTCCTACAGAACAAAAGTCTGAAGAGCAAAAAACCGATGAACAAAAATCTGAAGAACCAAAAACTGAAGAACCGAAATCTGAAGATCAAAAACCTGAAACCGAAAAAGATAAACCGGTAGAAGGAGAAAAGCCTGAAGATAAAAAAGATAATAAATAA
- a CDS encoding RNA-binding S4 domain-containing protein yields MRIDLFLKNSRIIKRRTIAKQACQSGRVLINDKVCKPGDEVAVGDIIEIRFGSSSPRFRVKELIDNSNKDNAERMLEVLED; encoded by the coding sequence TTGAGAATAGATTTATTTTTAAAAAATTCCAGAATAATAAAGAGAAGAACAATAGCTAAACAGGCTTGTCAATCGGGGAGAGTTCTTATAAATGATAAGGTATGCAAACCGGGTGACGAGGTTGCAGTGGGTGATATTATAGAAATTAGATTTGGTTCATCAAGTCCCAGATTTAGAGTTAAGGAGTTAATAGACAACTCCAATAAGGATAATGCAGAGCGCATGTTGGAAGTATTGGAGGACTAA
- a CDS encoding S1 RNA-binding domain-containing protein translates to MSIAVGDIVEGKVTGITNFGAFVALPEGKNGLIHISEISRDYVEKVEDYLKRDDVVKVKILTISGDGKISLSIRQAEKPKKKEIIKQPAEVSFEKPEEELSFEDMMNKFLKDSNDRFDDIKSRDGKRGAGQRYRARNANY, encoded by the coding sequence ATGTCGATCGCTGTTGGTGACATAGTAGAAGGTAAGGTAACAGGTATAACAAATTTTGGGGCATTTGTTGCTTTGCCTGAAGGTAAAAATGGATTAATACATATTTCGGAAATATCTAGAGATTATGTGGAAAAGGTAGAAGATTATCTTAAAAGAGATGATGTAGTAAAGGTAAAGATTCTTACGATTTCAGGTGATGGCAAAATAAGTCTGTCCATCAGACAAGCTGAGAAACCTAAGAAAAAAGAGATTATAAAGCAACCTGCAGAGGTTTCTTTTGAAAAGCCTGAAGAAGAACTCTCTTTTGAAGATATGATGAACAAGTTTCTAAAAGATAGCAATGACAGATTTGATGACATTAAATCCAGAGATGGGAAAAGGGGAGCAGGGCAAAGGTATAGAGCCAGAAATGCTAACTATTAA